A single window of Buchnera aphidicola (Aphis nasturtii) DNA harbors:
- the panC gene encoding pantoate--beta-alanine ligase has product MYIIKTIDCLYKKIQFFKKKGKTLGLVPTMGNLHKGHIELILLAKKHADIVIVSIFINPMQFDNTLDLKNYPQTFLEDYLILKKEKIDILFAPETPEIYPNSINMHTYIEVPKLSKIIEGKSRPGHFTGVTTIIGKLFNLIQPNFAFFGEKDYQQLLIIKTFVKELNYPIKIISMPTIRLKNGLAFSSRNRYLNNLELKKAPFLYKTIKKTINIIIKNNGNKLHETIDFAKQSLIQKGFLVDIFNVYNLKTLNFFSKKNKKNIILASVWLGNTRLIDNEKFILLN; this is encoded by the coding sequence ATGTATATAATAAAAACAATAGATTGTTTATATAAAAAAATTCAATTTTTTAAGAAAAAAGGAAAAACATTAGGATTAGTACCTACGATGGGTAATTTACATAAAGGTCACATAGAATTAATTTTACTAGCTAAAAAACATGCAGATATTGTTATCGTAAGTATTTTTATTAATCCTATGCAATTTGATAATACATTAGACTTAAAAAACTATCCTCAAACTTTTTTAGAAGATTACTTAATATTAAAAAAAGAAAAAATAGATATTTTATTTGCACCTGAAACACCCGAAATTTATCCAAATAGTATAAACATGCATACATATATAGAAGTACCTAAATTATCTAAAATTATTGAAGGAAAATCACGACCTGGACATTTTACAGGAGTAACAACAATAATTGGAAAGTTGTTTAATTTAATACAGCCAAACTTTGCATTTTTTGGGGAAAAAGATTATCAACAGTTATTAATTATAAAAACTTTTGTTAAAGAATTAAACTACCCAATAAAGATAATTAGTATGCCTACAATTCGATTGAAAAATGGATTGGCTTTTAGTTCAAGAAATAGATATTTAAATAATTTAGAACTTAAGAAAGCGCCTTTTTTGTATAAAACTATAAAAAAAACAATAAATATTATCATAAAAAATAATGGAAATAAATTACATGAAACGATTGATTTCGCAAAACAATCTTTAATACAAAAAGGATTTCTAGTTGATATATTTAATGTATACAATTTAAAAACATTAAATTTTTTTTCTAAAAAAAATAAAAAAAATATCATTCTTGCGTCTGTTTGGTTAGGTAATACTCGTTTAATTGACAATGAAAAATTTATATTACTAAATTAA
- the panB gene encoding 3-methyl-2-oxobutanoate hydroxymethyltransferase, translated as MEYINISTLQNWKNKKNKFAAITAYDFSFAKLFANEGIPVILVGDSLGMTIQGHNSTIPVTVKNIEYHTKAVRKGAPNVFLISDLPFMSYYDINQALKNTSKIIQSGANMIKIEGGKNLIHIIQELSRNSILVCGHIGLTPQYIDYLSGYKIQGKTKKDANKIIEDALLLEEAGIKMLVLECIPAKLSKEITERLSIPVIGIGAGNQTDGQILVMQDLLGITEGKKLKFTKNFLSNNGSIQNAIKAYINAVKNGIFPNKKYSF; from the coding sequence ATGGAATATATTAATATTTCTACATTACAAAACTGGAAAAATAAAAAAAATAAATTTGCTGCAATTACAGCTTACGATTTTAGCTTTGCTAAATTATTTGCGAATGAAGGCATTCCAGTTATACTTGTAGGCGACTCTCTCGGTATGACAATTCAAGGACATAACTCAACAATACCTGTAACAGTTAAAAATATTGAATACCATACAAAAGCAGTCAGAAAAGGCGCGCCTAATGTTTTCTTAATATCTGATTTGCCATTCATGTCTTATTATGACATTAATCAAGCATTAAAAAATACCTCTAAAATAATTCAATCTGGTGCTAATATGATTAAAATAGAAGGCGGAAAAAATTTAATTCATATTATTCAAGAACTATCTCGCAATTCAATACTAGTATGTGGACATATAGGACTTACTCCGCAATATATAGATTATTTAAGTGGATATAAAATTCAAGGAAAAACTAAAAAAGATGCAAATAAAATAATAGAAGACGCTTTATTACTTGAAGAAGCGGGAATTAAAATGCTGGTATTAGAGTGTATTCCTGCAAAACTATCAAAAGAAATTACTGAAAGATTATCTATTCCAGTTATTGGAATAGGAGCTGGAAATCAAACCGACGGACAAATATTGGTAATGCAAGATCTATTAGGAATTACTGAAGGGAAAAAATTAAAATTTACAAAAAATTTTCTTTCAAATAACGGTAGTATTCAAAATGCAATTAAAGCATATATTAATGCAGTAAAAAACGGTATTTTTCCTAATAAAAAATATAGTTTTTGA
- the ychF gene encoding redox-regulated ATPase YchF has product MGFKCGIIGLPNVGKSTLFNALTKGNSTVANFPFCTIKPNIGIVSVPDIRINTLSKIICPKKIVNAYIEFVDIAGLVKGASQGEGLGNQFLSNIKDTQAIAHVVRCFKDDNISHVYNEIKPKNDVDIINSELILSDFHTCEKSILRLQKNLKHNTKEIEKKLIVLNKCINHLKNFLMLKTLKLSKIEKKIISDFRFLTLKPTMYIANINEDKESLIFLNELNEIAEKENSLVIPIFSNLELDLVNMNTKEQKDFMKAFNIEYLGLNKIIQCGYQILDLITFFTVGAKEIHAWPISNGSTSVQAAHKIHSDFSKGFIRAQIIKYLDFIQYKSEIKVKEVGKCKIEGKDYKMQDGDIVNFLFNI; this is encoded by the coding sequence ATGGGTTTTAAATGTGGTATTATAGGGCTTCCCAATGTAGGCAAATCTACTTTATTTAATGCCTTGACCAAAGGAAACTCTACTGTTGCAAACTTTCCGTTTTGCACTATTAAACCAAATATTGGAATAGTTTCAGTTCCTGATATTCGTATCAATACACTGTCTAAAATTATTTGCCCAAAAAAAATAGTAAACGCATATATAGAATTTGTAGATATTGCTGGTTTGGTTAAAGGCGCATCTCAAGGTGAAGGTTTAGGTAATCAGTTTTTAAGTAATATTAAAGATACCCAAGCTATCGCACATGTTGTACGTTGTTTTAAAGATGATAATATTAGTCATGTTTATAATGAAATTAAACCTAAAAATGATGTAGATATAATCAATTCTGAGCTTATATTATCTGATTTCCACACTTGTGAAAAATCTATATTAAGATTACAAAAAAATCTAAAACATAACACAAAAGAGATCGAAAAAAAATTAATTGTTTTAAATAAATGTATAAATCATTTAAAAAATTTTTTAATGTTGAAAACTTTAAAATTAAGCAAAATAGAAAAAAAGATAATTAGTGATTTTCGGTTTTTAACTTTAAAACCAACAATGTATATTGCAAATATTAATGAAGATAAAGAATCTTTAATTTTTTTAAATGAATTAAATGAAATAGCAGAAAAAGAAAATTCTTTAGTAATTCCAATTTTTTCTAATTTAGAACTAGATTTAGTTAATATGAATACAAAAGAACAAAAAGATTTTATGAAAGCCTTTAATATAGAATACTTAGGATTAAATAAAATTATTCAATGTGGTTATCAAATACTTGATTTAATAACTTTTTTTACAGTTGGAGCTAAAGAAATTCATGCTTGGCCTATATCTAATGGTAGTACAAGTGTTCAGGCGGCGCATAAAATTCATAGTGATTTTAGTAAAGGTTTTATTCGCGCCCAAATTATTAAGTACTTAGATTTTATTCAATATAAAAGTGAAATTAAAGTTAAAGAAGTAGGTAAATGTAAAATTGAAGGAAAAGATTATAAAATGCAAGATGGTGATATTGTTAATTTTTTATTCAATATTTAA
- the thrB gene encoding homoserine kinase, producing the protein MIKIYAPASIGNVGVGFDILGAAIKPINGDLLGDCITIKLSENFQLLNKGIFSNQLPTNNEQNIVWKCWYKFCNIIKKNIPVSIILEKNLPIGSGLGSSACSIVATLVAINEIFDNPLNSKELLLLMGEVEGEISGSIHYDNVAPSYLGGLQLILEKSDIISQKIPDFNNWFWIVAWPGIKLSTAEARKILPKKYTKDICIKNSRYLASFIHASYSKQSNLAARCMKDLIAEPYRSKLLPNFFESKEEIKKLGAISFGISGSGPTVFAVAEDIKIAEKVSLWLSKNYLQNNTGFVHICYIDTKGARKIG; encoded by the coding sequence ATGATTAAAATTTACGCACCAGCTTCTATTGGTAACGTTGGAGTTGGATTTGATATTTTAGGTGCAGCCATTAAACCAATAAATGGTGATTTATTAGGTGATTGCATAACAATAAAATTATCAGAAAATTTTCAATTACTTAATAAAGGAATTTTTTCTAATCAGTTACCTACAAATAATGAACAAAATATTGTCTGGAAATGTTGGTATAAATTTTGCAATATAATAAAAAAAAATATTCCAGTTTCTATAATTCTAGAAAAAAATTTACCAATTGGATCAGGACTGGGATCTAGCGCTTGTTCAATTGTTGCTACCTTAGTTGCAATTAATGAAATTTTTGACAATCCATTAAATTCAAAGGAACTTCTCTTACTTATGGGCGAGGTAGAAGGAGAAATATCAGGAAGTATTCATTATGATAATGTAGCTCCATCTTATCTTGGAGGTCTTCAATTAATTTTAGAAAAGTCTGATATAATTAGTCAAAAAATACCAGATTTCAACAATTGGTTTTGGATAGTAGCTTGGCCAGGAATTAAATTATCTACCGCAGAAGCAAGAAAAATTTTACCTAAAAAATATACAAAAGACATTTGTATCAAAAATAGTCGTTATTTAGCTAGTTTTATTCATGCATCATATAGCAAACAATCTAATTTAGCAGCAAGATGTATGAAAGATCTTATAGCGGAACCATATCGTAGTAAATTACTACCAAATTTTTTTGAAAGTAAAGAAGAAATTAAAAAATTAGGTGCGATAAGTTTCGGTATATCTGGTTCGGGACCAACTGTTTTTGCCGTTGCAGAAGACATTAAAATTGCTGAAAAAGTATCTTTATGGCTTTCAAAAAATTATCTACAAAATAACACAGGATTTGTTCATATTTGTTATATAGATACAAAAGGTGCTAGAAAAATAGGATAA
- the thrC gene encoding threonine synthase, with protein MKLYNLKNHSEQVNFETAIKLGLGEQQGLFFPVNIPTITPFELSEILKMDFITRSTEILSKFIDSEISKKTLYEHVKKAFSFKKPLKVSIKKNISCFELFHGPTLAFKDFGARFMAQMIFSLNQKNELFTILTATSGDTGAAVAHAFYKMKNVRVIILYPKGKISLLQEQLFCTLGENITTISINGSFDDCQDLVKKAFDDKKLKELIGLNSANSINISRLLAQICYYFEAFSLISETQRKNLVIAVPCGNFGNLTAGLLAKSLGLPIQSFIACTNVNDTVPRFLKNKEWKPKKTISTISNAMDISQPNNWPRIEELFRRNNWNLDDLRFGSVSDKSTEETMKELFKLGYTSEPHAAIAYRLLNDQLKKDEYGLFLGTAHPSKFKDTVEKILKNSITLPDEIKNRVNLPLLSYNINPDFNKLKKFLLDI; from the coding sequence ATGAAACTTTATAATTTAAAAAACCATAGCGAACAAGTTAATTTTGAAACTGCTATAAAACTTGGACTGGGAGAACAACAAGGATTGTTTTTTCCAGTAAATATACCAACTATTACACCTTTTGAATTATCAGAAATACTCAAAATGGATTTTATTACAAGAAGCACTGAAATACTTTCTAAATTTATTGATAGTGAAATATCTAAAAAAACATTGTATGAACATGTAAAAAAAGCATTTTCCTTTAAAAAGCCATTAAAAGTTTCAATTAAAAAAAATATCAGTTGTTTTGAACTATTTCATGGCCCAACATTAGCATTTAAAGATTTTGGAGCCCGTTTTATGGCTCAAATGATATTTTCTCTAAATCAAAAAAACGAATTATTTACTATTTTAACTGCAACATCAGGTGATACTGGGGCTGCAGTTGCACATGCATTTTATAAAATGAAAAATGTTCGAGTAATCATTTTGTATCCAAAGGGGAAAATTAGTCTATTACAAGAACAACTATTTTGTACTTTAGGTGAAAATATAACAACTATATCAATTAATGGAAGTTTTGACGATTGTCAAGATTTAGTAAAAAAAGCTTTTGATGATAAAAAACTAAAAGAATTAATAGGTTTAAATTCTGCTAATTCTATTAACATAAGTCGTTTATTAGCACAAATATGTTATTATTTCGAAGCTTTTTCATTAATTTCAGAAACACAACGAAAAAATTTAGTTATAGCTGTTCCATGTGGAAATTTTGGAAATTTAACAGCTGGATTGCTAGCAAAATCTCTGGGTTTGCCCATTCAGTCTTTTATAGCATGTACAAATGTAAATGATACTGTTCCAAGATTTTTAAAAAATAAAGAATGGAAACCGAAAAAAACTATATCTACAATTTCTAATGCTATGGATATTAGTCAGCCAAATAATTGGCCTAGAATTGAAGAATTGTTTCGTCGAAATAACTGGAATTTAGATGATTTAAGATTTGGAAGCGTATCAGATAAAAGTACTGAAGAAACGATGAAAGAACTTTTTAAACTAGGATATACTTCTGAACCACATGCTGCAATTGCATACCGATTACTAAATGATCAATTAAAAAAAGATGAATACGGTTTATTTTTAGGCACTGCGCATCCATCTAAGTTTAAAGATACTGTTGAAAAAATTTTAAAAAATAGTATTACTTTACCAGATGAAATTAAAAATAGAGTTAATTTACCACTATTGTCTTATAATATCAATCCAGATTTTAATAAATTAAAAAAATTTTTATTAGATATATAA
- the dksA gene encoding RNA polymerase-binding protein DksA → MEKEKQKKKSSLNVLSIAGLSPYQKKIDEQYMNESQMLHFKTILETWKNQLKFEVNHTLLYIQDKSTNFPDPIDRAAQEEEFSLELRNRDRSRKLIKKIEMTLKKIKNNDFGYCNSCGIEIGIRRLEARPTASLCIDCKTLAEIREKQMAG, encoded by the coding sequence ATGGAAAAAGAAAAACAAAAAAAAAAATCTTCTTTAAATGTTCTTTCTATTGCTGGATTAAGCCCTTATCAAAAAAAAATAGATGAACAATATATGAATGAAAGTCAAATGTTACATTTCAAAACAATTCTTGAAACATGGAAAAATCAACTAAAATTTGAAGTCAATCATACTCTACTCTATATACAAGATAAATCGACTAATTTTCCAGATCCAATTGATCGAGCTGCACAAGAAGAAGAATTTAGTTTAGAATTACGGAATCGAGATAGAAGTCGAAAATTAATTAAAAAAATTGAAATGACTTTAAAAAAAATAAAAAATAATGATTTTGGTTATTGTAATTCTTGTGGAATTGAAATTGGAATACGTCGTTTAGAAGCCAGACCAACTGCAAGTTTATGTATTGATTGTAAAACATTAGCAGAAATTAGAGAAAAACAAATGGCTGGTTAA
- the truA gene encoding tRNA pseudouridine(38-40) synthase TruA, translated as MIEKEVKKFALGVEYHGEYYHGWQRQKNYSSVQEEIERCLSKIANHKVNVICAGRTDSGVHSIGQVIHFKTTSIRSQYAWTVGVNTYLSKNISIKWVKEVPIHFHARHSAIRRTYRYLIYNDICRSSILYKQSSHIHKKLNISKMYSEAQHLLGNHDFSSFQALGCQSYSARREITKINVYRIHHFVVIDITANSFLYHMVRNIVGSLVQINSINKENIMKNLLKKKNRSYAGPTAPAKGLYLLSVQYPACFNLPKSEDILLKQNNNFFR; from the coding sequence ATGATAGAGAAAGAAGTAAAAAAATTTGCTTTAGGAGTTGAATATCATGGAGAATATTATCATGGTTGGCAACGTCAAAAAAACTATTCTTCTGTTCAAGAGGAAATAGAACGATGTTTATCTAAAATCGCAAATCATAAAGTTAACGTTATTTGCGCTGGAAGAACTGATTCCGGTGTTCATAGTATAGGGCAAGTAATTCACTTCAAAACTACTTCTATAAGAAGTCAGTACGCTTGGACAGTAGGGGTAAACACTTATTTATCTAAAAATATTTCAATAAAATGGGTTAAAGAAGTTCCTATTCATTTTCATGCACGTCATAGTGCTATTAGACGAACTTATCGCTACCTAATATATAATGATATTTGTCGTTCTAGTATTTTATATAAACAATCGAGTCATATTCATAAAAAGTTAAATATTTCTAAAATGTACTCTGAAGCACAGCATTTACTAGGTAATCATGATTTTTCTTCCTTTCAAGCATTAGGATGTCAATCATATTCAGCTCGAAGGGAAATCACAAAAATAAATGTTTATCGTATTCATCATTTCGTTGTTATTGATATTACAGCAAATTCTTTTCTTTATCACATGGTGCGTAATATTGTTGGTTCTTTAGTTCAAATTAACTCTATAAATAAAGAAAATATTATGAAAAATTTATTGAAAAAAAAAAATAGAAGTTATGCAGGTCCTACCGCTCCAGCTAAGGGTTTATATTTATTATCTGTTCAGTATCCAGCATGTTTTAACTTACCAAAATCTGAAGATATTTTATTAAAACAAAATAATAATTTTTTTAGATAA
- the thrA gene encoding bifunctional aspartate kinase/homoserine dehydrogenase I, with protein sequence MKLLKFGGTSLANAKKFLCVADIIEKNKNHEQVAIVLSAPAKITNYLVNIIENNININQALEQIELSEKICIEIIKNIKKIQSNFLYEETKKIIKTEFNQLQNIIYNFASLKKYPENIQAIIMSRGEILSIEIMKNILISRFHQVTIINPVENIISKGSFLNSKVDINASKKCISKINIKNDNIILMAGFIAGNNKGELVILGRNGSDYSAAILACCLNSKLCEIWTDVDGVFTADPRKIFNTFLLKSISYEEAMELSYFGAKVLHPRTIEPLKDFNIPCIIKNTSNIKSKGTLICQKNNSNENMLKSVTNIDDIAMFIVSGDLIKQNNNLISKILDILKKENINIILITQSSSKNNFNFCILEKDTKRTMILLNQLYELELKEKLLNNINIIRNLSILSIIGFNIFQKSNLTSKIFSSLGKSKINVLAISQGSSKYSISVVIKKKNILQSMQTIHDELFYNKTIINVFLIGIGGVGKSLINQILKQKKFLENKNIEIKIRTIANSKKILFLNNCIDLKHWEKYFKESKEKFNLEILNKSLKNNCFLNSVVIDCTSDENLSKQYVNFISKGLHVIASNKKANTSSLEYYNKIRNTALKENKKFLYETNVGAGLPVIQTLQNLFHTGDNLICFKGILSGSLSFIFGKLEENILLSDATKQAKDLGFTEPNPCDDLSGIDVARKLLILAREVGYEIELKDIEIEPILPEHFKKYHNTEEFLYKLKEMDAIFIERVKKAKNSGKVLRFVGTIEKGGKCSVKIEEINSNNPLYKVKNGENALTFYTNYYQPIPLVLRGYGAGNNVTASGVFSDLLRIIL encoded by the coding sequence ATGAAACTATTAAAATTCGGTGGCACTTCATTAGCTAATGCAAAAAAATTTTTATGTGTAGCTGATATTATAGAAAAAAATAAAAATCATGAACAAGTTGCGATAGTTCTTTCTGCTCCAGCTAAAATAACTAACTATCTAGTTAATATTATTGAAAATAATATTAACATCAATCAAGCGTTAGAACAAATTGAACTTTCAGAAAAGATATGTATTGAAATCATAAAAAATATCAAAAAAATACAATCTAACTTTTTATATGAAGAAACAAAAAAAATAATTAAAACAGAATTTAATCAATTACAAAACATTATATATAATTTTGCATCGTTAAAAAAATACCCTGAAAATATACAAGCTATTATAATGTCTCGCGGGGAAATACTTTCAATTGAGATTATGAAAAATATATTAATATCTCGATTTCATCAAGTTACTATTATAAATCCTGTTGAAAATATTATATCTAAAGGAAGTTTTTTAAATTCTAAAGTAGATATAAATGCATCTAAAAAATGTATTAGTAAAATAAATATCAAAAATGATAATATTATTTTAATGGCAGGTTTTATTGCTGGTAATAACAAAGGTGAATTAGTAATATTAGGACGTAACGGATCAGATTATTCTGCAGCAATATTAGCTTGTTGTTTAAATTCAAAGTTATGTGAAATATGGACAGATGTTGACGGTGTTTTTACTGCAGATCCAAGAAAAATATTTAATACTTTTTTATTAAAATCAATATCATATGAAGAAGCAATGGAACTGTCTTATTTTGGAGCTAAGGTATTGCATCCTCGAACTATTGAACCACTTAAAGATTTCAATATACCATGTATTATTAAAAACACTTCGAATATTAAATCCAAAGGTACATTAATTTGTCAAAAAAATAATTCCAATGAAAACATGCTAAAAAGTGTTACTAATATAGATGATATTGCAATGTTTATAGTGTCTGGTGATTTGATCAAGCAAAACAATAATCTAATTTCAAAGATATTAGATATACTTAAAAAAGAAAATATTAATATTATATTAATTACTCAATCATCATCAAAAAATAATTTTAATTTTTGTATCTTAGAAAAAGATACAAAAAGAACAATGATTTTACTAAACCAATTATATGAATTAGAATTAAAAGAAAAATTATTAAATAATATTAATATAATTAGAAATTTATCTATATTATCTATAATTGGTTTTAATATTTTTCAAAAATCTAATCTTACTTCAAAAATTTTTTCTTCTTTAGGAAAATCTAAAATTAATGTTCTTGCAATTTCACAAGGGTCGTCAAAATATTCTATATCGGTAGTAATCAAAAAAAAGAATATTTTACAAAGTATGCAAACTATTCACGATGAATTATTTTATAATAAAACAATTATAAATGTTTTTTTAATTGGCATCGGTGGAGTAGGTAAATCATTAATAAATCAAATATTAAAACAAAAAAAATTTTTAGAAAATAAAAATATAGAAATTAAAATACGTACTATTGCCAATTCTAAAAAAATATTATTTTTAAATAACTGTATTGATTTAAAACATTGGGAAAAATATTTTAAAGAGTCAAAAGAAAAATTTAATCTTGAGATTTTAAACAAATCGTTAAAAAATAATTGTTTTTTAAATTCTGTTGTGATTGATTGCACTTCTGATGAAAATTTATCTAAACAATATGTTAACTTTATTTCAAAAGGATTACATGTTATTGCATCCAATAAAAAAGCTAATACTAGTTCGTTAGAATATTATAATAAAATTAGAAATACTGCATTAAAAGAAAATAAAAAATTTTTATACGAAACTAATGTTGGAGCAGGATTGCCTGTAATACAAACATTGCAAAATTTATTTCATACAGGTGATAATCTCATTTGCTTTAAAGGTATATTATCTGGATCTCTATCTTTTATATTTGGTAAATTAGAAGAAAATATTTTATTATCAGATGCTACTAAACAAGCTAAAGATTTAGGTTTTACAGAACCAAATCCATGTGATGATTTATCAGGTATAGATGTTGCTAGAAAGTTATTAATTTTAGCGCGTGAAGTAGGATATGAAATAGAACTAAAAGATATTGAAATTGAACCGATATTACCTGAACATTTTAAAAAATATCACAACACCGAAGAGTTTTTATATAAACTTAAAGAAATGGATGCAATTTTTATAGAAAGAGTAAAAAAAGCAAAAAACTCAGGAAAGGTATTACGTTTTGTTGGAACAATAGAAAAAGGAGGAAAATGTTCAGTAAAAATTGAAGAAATCAATAGTAATAATCCATTATATAAAGTTAAAAATGGTGAAAATGCACTGACATTTTATACAAATTATTATCAACCGATCCCTCTTGTATTAAGAGGATATGGTGCTGGTAATAATGTTACTGCCTCTGGAGTATTTTCTGACCTACTACGTATAATATTATAA
- the hpt gene encoding hypoxanthine phosphoribosyltransferase, with the protein MKHTIKVIFSEKELNVRVRELGEEITRKYKHSKNKMILIALLRGSFVFIADLCRNITIEHEVDFMTTSSYGRGIISSGDVKIIKDLDEDIYNKNVLIVEDVIDSGKTLSKVLGILKLRNPKSLSICTLLDKPECREVNINIDFIGFSIPDEFIVGYGIDYAQCYRYLPYIGKVVFQK; encoded by the coding sequence ATGAAACATACTATTAAAGTTATTTTTTCTGAAAAAGAGTTAAATGTACGTGTTCGTGAATTAGGAGAAGAAATTACTAGAAAATATAAACATAGTAAAAACAAAATGATATTAATCGCTTTATTACGCGGTTCGTTTGTATTTATAGCAGATTTGTGTCGTAATATTACAATTGAACATGAAGTTGATTTTATGACGACTTCTAGTTATGGACGTGGCATTATATCAAGTGGCGATGTAAAAATTATCAAAGATTTAGACGAAGATATTTATAATAAAAATGTATTAATTGTAGAAGATGTCATTGATTCTGGAAAAACTTTAAGTAAAGTATTGGGTATTTTAAAATTAAGGAATCCAAAATCTTTATCAATTTGTACACTTTTAGATAAGCCTGAATGTCGTGAAGTAAATATTAATATTGATTTTATAGGTTTTTCTATACCTGATGAGTTTATAGTAGGTTATGGTATAGATTATGCTCAATGTTATCGTTATTTACCATATATTGGAAAAGTTGTATTTCAGAAATAA